DNA from Prunus persica cultivar Lovell chromosome G6, Prunus_persica_NCBIv2, whole genome shotgun sequence:
aaacggcagtttttattgaaatcgtcgtctttactttctacgtcggtcgattcataacttctgccgttctttgttggcattgattttacactgcggaaatctgtttcaaatagacgtcggttgtttaattatgtacgtcgttgtttttgaacagccatttgaatctccattttttagttgtctaaggttgtattacacgacggtgtttttagaaccgtcgtctttttataaaccacgacggttttcacttagaccgtcgttgttttctggtcgtctttttcactttttgtagtagtgtcttGTCCACTCTTTTGTTCCTCTTCTCCCTAGTTTTATGAAGTTTCTATTAAATTCTTTTGCCTCTGTGAGGTGGGATGAATGAATTGAATTAATCTTTTGAtgttgaataaatattttttaaaaatgtgaaTTAGTACTATAATTTAGTTGTGttgtattatttataaatttttgttattaaaataaattaatgttcaAAAGGCTTACGCCCCAATGCTTCAAGGCTTACGTCTCGCATAGCTCTATTAAAAACGTCTTGCCTATACGCCTCACCTTTGAAAACATTGATTTAGACAAACAGGTTCGTCGATGCTATACTGAAGAAATGAAGCACGTCGATGTTACAGAAGTTATGTTACTAGATGGTTGCTTTATATTGGAACTTTTCCTCAGGTATGACCAACACTGCTTAAATATGAAGCTGAATGGCAAAGTTGATCCAATATTCAATAATCCCGGCACTTAGGCAGGACCTAGCATTACTTGAAAACCAGATCCCTTTCTTTGTTCTCCAAAAATTGTATCACATTATCATGCCCTATGTTGTTCACCACTACACACCACCAAACTCGGTCACTAGACTCGCTCTTCAGTTCTTTCAACCTATGAACCATAAAGCATTAGCACGGGACACTGAGGACTGCAACCATTTGCTTGATCTCTTGCACAAATTCTGTTTTCTCCCGCTCCTCACAATCAAATTCTTTCAACTTCACACATCGTCCCTATTAGAATTTCTGGTATTCTGGGATTCAATCATGCCGCTTCAGAACTTTTATGGTATGGAGTCGAGTTTGAAAAAGGGTCAATGGAAGGCTATTTGCTCGACATAACATTCCAGCAGGGAGTAATCAACATCCCTCCAGTTTTCATTGAGAAGCCAACGGATTCACTGTTCCGGAACCTGATTGCTTTCGAGGCAAGGTCATCTCAGGAGTTCGCATCATATTACATCATATGTCATTTTCTTGAAGAGTCTCATACGTTCTAAAGAGGATATGAAACTACTTCAGCGAAGAGGGATCATAAATCAAAACTGGGGAGGAGAAGACCAATTTTTGAGTAATTTCGGAACTATTCTTGACCAAGTTCATCCCAAGgatttccattttggccatcTGTGCACGGATGTGAATTGTTACAGTAAGCCCTGGTTTCACCGGCCAATGCGCAAAGTATTTTGGATCGTGCTGTTGATATCGTTCTTATCGGACTTATTTCTCTACTGCTTGGAGTATGATATCGTTCGTTGCCGCGTTTTGCCTTTTCGTTCTTACTATCACACAAACATACTTCGCCATTCACCCACACTAGCTGATGTTGCTTGTTTCATATGCTctgtatattttcttttcatgtataattattttagaattaatgaGTTCTGTAGAAACTGTATATTCGATTATAATACTTGAGATATTACAACCAATATTTGTACACAAACTATAAGATATCTTCCTAGTGGTTACAATGAAACGGAAAACCCATTAAATTCTAATAAAGGCTAATAACAACATAACAGCTAAAACACTAATGTATTGTCATTAAAACCCTTAACTATGGTAACTCCCGTAACCCCTAACACTCCCCCGCAAACTTGACGCCAGAGAGGTGACAAGTTTGGAAATAAGACGTGAAAATAAGGAATATAATAAAGATGACGaatggaaacaaaagaaaattcatcacATGAAAAGCAGAAAGGGATGTGTATAGAGAGAAAATAAGGAATATTTGAAGGGAATAAAGGGGTTAAGAAAGGGTGCAGCACAACAGTAGAGGATAGGAGGTGAAACCAACTTGGGacacagagaaaagaaaacgagAGCATGGGCAAGTTCGAATTTCAAAGCACCATAAAAACAATAAGGTATGGGGAAGAAAACCACCGTGGAACAGAGaagtaattaagaaaagattatCACAAGAGGATAGAGGCCCATATAGATTAAAATAAAGAGGGATgattgacccaaaaaataataataagaaataaaggaGGAAACCAAGTGAGACAGAGAAAGGAAAATAGACTGTGGGCAAAACACAAAGTTAAaatcttttcaaaataaagatggaaaaatgagagaaagaaagagaggagaacaCAGGTTGAGCATAGATAGAGCGTGAGAGGCCAATACTAAGGCAGCAATACAGTGATAGGGCTTGACTGGCCGATACCAAGTCCGCAACATAGAGGAAGAAACAAGGGTTGTGCAAAGGGAACACCGGCAGTGTAGCATGGCAGAGAAGGCTCAGCAAGCATTGATGAGGCTCATAGAGGAAAGAGAGACGGCTCGGTGAGCAATGACAGGCAACATCAACAAAGAAGGGGAAAGTATGGATACCACAATAGAGAAACCATCAGAAATACATGAGAAAGAGAAACCACAATTGCAGACTAGGAAAAGTGAAAGGAAAtgaaggttttattttttattttttattatttaataactaaaaatttATGGATATGAGCACGAGTGTTTgggcaagagagagaggaagcttAAGGGAATGAAGGGGAAGCATGCGtgtagagaagagagagatattGGAAAAATGGAGGACTCATGAcaccaaagagaaagagatggagCCTTGATATAaccagagaaaaagaaagagttcAAGAAGGAGTtttgatagagaaaaaaaaaatgaatgagaTCCTGGAGAGAAAGGATAGAGCACATGAGGAATAGACAACGGTTGTGCAAAGGGACTAACGACAGTGAAGCACAGCAGGACAGAGACAAAGGCCGGCTAGGATAAGGCTTGGTGAGCGATGACAACTGACAAGGGGGAGAAGGTGCAATCTTCAATAGAGAGCATAAGAAGGAGAAATGGCTCAATCTTCAACAGAGAGCATTACATGGAGAAATGCATGGCTCAATCCTCAACAGAGAGCTAGACATGAAGAGAGTGAAAGATAAAGGCTCATCAATGAGCAGAGAGCTTGACAGGGagcattgaaaaataaaaggaaatggcAGCAACAGagagaaagacaaaaaaaattacttattaTAGAAGGGAGGAGAAGATGGAGAACTATACAAAAGCAAACACCCTTTCGAGCGAGGAGAGCCAACGACCCTCAAAGTTGGCAAATGAAGGATCGCTAATTGGCGTTAGCCattagctctgataccatgtagaAACTGTATATTCGATTATAATACTTGAGATATTACAACcaatatttatacacaaactaGAAGATATCTTCCTAGCTAGTGGTTACAATGAAACGGAAAACCCATTAAATTCTAATAAAGGCTAATAACAACATAACAGCTAAAACACTAATGTATTGTCATTAAAGACCCTTAACTATGGTAACTCCCGTAACCCCTAACAAGTTCAATTAGTCATCTATATGTTATGTGTTTAAAGATTGTTCCTGTGTAACGAACGAGTTTGTATTTCTTAATATATGTTTTCCCATTTACATATGTGTATATGGAGCCAAAAATGGGAGAGACTCAGCCCTGTCACTAGAGATCTCTGCTGCAATCTAAATTCCGTCAGTTAGCAAGATTTTAAAATATGGCTGAGCTTCATAAATCCTTATAGTCAAATTCTAGCCCCACCTGTTTTAATTAAGCTGATTCCCATTTGGTTAGTACAGTGGCAAATCCACATTTGAGTTAAAGGGGTCAATTGATAtcaatcatttttcttttctcctatTAACCTTGAATGAAGATGCAATTTTGACCCccaatatctttattttttattttttatttttatttttttcccaaaaaaagtaatgtgtttgatgaaatgcatACTCACCAGCGTGCACCAATAACCTGAGCCAAATGAGGTGACCGATATATTGTGAATTTATAAGTCAAAGTCATCCAAATGCAAatacttcttttatttttcatatacaAATACGTGTAACAATATTATTGGATGTAAGCATGAGAAGGTCCTCACCAACCCAAGTGTTAATATTTTTCTGCTAGTAGGGACTTAATAAGTCAAAGTTTATGTGAGAATACAATTAAACCAGCaacaaaacttaaaattttaataagcaAATGGGGGTGGAAGACTTGGGAGTAGGGTCTTTCTTATAAGTTAATTATCTTTAATCCTCACATTTGGACAATAAATTAAAGGCAATACTCAGGCGCTTAATTGGGATTAAGTAAGCTGAGATTGGTGGTTGGATAGCGAAGGGAAATCGGCTGAGATGAGCAACTCAGGAGAGGTAATTGAGGTCGTTGAGCTTAATTGTATGATCTCTTTAGAATTTGTGTATATATCTTGCAGTTGGATTATCATCATGTAGGGaacaaaaaacatatatatatatatatatatatatatgtacatgcatATGTTATttaatacatacatatttGCAAAAATAGTGATGCTGAAAGTAGATGTGTGCACTGCTAGCTAGCTTTATACATTTTACAATCAAAACAGGAAACGGAAGCAAGCTATGAGCGACAGTGCTATAACAAAGTGGAGAAAGCGTCAGAGGCATTGAACATCTTTGAAGTTCCAAATAAACTTCGAAAAGTGAAGGAGGATGCCTATAGCCCTCGCCTTGTCTCAATTGGGATTTACCATCGGCAAAAGCATGAGCTTGCAGCTATGCAAGAGCATAAATATCGTTACAGGAGATTCTTTGAGAAGCGTTTGAATGAGTCTGCCACATCCCTTAAGAGCTTTGAAGAGTTTTTCATTCATCCCTTAGGTTACAAGGTTGCAAGCAGCTACGTTGGAAGAAGGAGTACTAGCACACGTGACATAGTACTTGATGGCGTCTTCATATTGGAACTTTTCCTCAGGTATTATCAACACTACAACTTAAACATGATGTTAGAAGAGCAATCTGATGACCCAATATTCAATACTATCTGGATAATTCCAGCACTTCGCCAGGATCTAGCTTTAGTTGAAAACCAGATCCCCTTTTTTATTCTCCAAACTCTGTTTGAGGCTATCAAGCCTCATCTCAAGGCCAACGGCAAGCAAGCACCGAACTCGCTCACTAGCCTTGCTCTTCATTTCTTTGAACCTGCAGCTATGAAGAACCAAAAGGCAATAATAAAAGGAGTTGATGATCCTCCTGGCGGCACAGAGGGCTACAAGCATCTGCTTGATCTCTTGCACAAATTCTATCTCCCAAGTCAGCCTAAGAGTACTAATAATAAGCAGCACCCTGCTGGGGCTGGTGATTCCTCAATTATCAACATCACCAATATTGATATCCCTGGAAGTGGAAGCTATAACAATTGGGGATTCAATTATTGCGCTTCACAacttttggaatctgggatcGAGATTGAAAGACAGTCAAGCGAGAAACACTTGCTGAACATAACTTTCAGCAAGGGAGTGATCAGAATCCCATCATTGTTCATAGACGACAACATTTCACTCTTGAGAAACCTGATTGCCTACGAGCAGTACAGCATCAGCAGTAATCACATCACCTCATATCCCATCCTCCTGAAAAGCCTCATCCGTTCCTCAAAGGACATCAAAATACTTCGGCAAAGAAGGATCATAAATTCCAATTGGATTGACGATGAAGTATATTTGGCTCAATGCCACAGTATTCTAGATGAGGTTGTTGTCAAGGACTTCTGTTTTGCTGACTTGTGCAACCAAGTGAACGCATACGCTCGTAAATTCTGGTTTCGCAGACGTTTGAAGTCCCTCTATCGCACTTATTTCTCAACTGCATGGAGCTTGATATCGTTCATTGCTGCGTTTTGCCTTTTCGTTCTAACTGTCATACAAACATACTATGCCATTCACCCTCGCTAGCTGATACTTGTTGtgcccttaatttttttttttttcagtggcTTAGGCCATcctatgaatttgatttgcgTATATGTGTTTAATGTCCTTCCTGTATAATAAGTCTGTATCAATCAGCTTTCTGTTTTCACAATTTATGTAGCCAGAAATGAATAAGAAATGGTGTCTTGAGAAATCATGCGCAGTACAGTTGAAATACGCTTAATGATCTGTTCTACTATAATGGTTTTTCAACTAAGGGAGGGAACCTATGATTTTTGGTGACATTGTTAATATTTGAGGGGA
Protein-coding regions in this window:
- the LOC18774791 gene encoding UPF0481 protein At3g47200; amino-acid sequence: MSNSGEETEASYERQCYNKVEKASEALNIFEVPNKLRKVKEDAYSPRLVSIGIYHRQKHELAAMQEHKYRYRRFFEKRLNESATSLKSFEEFFIHPLGYKVASSYVGRRSTSTRDIVLDGVFILELFLRYYQHYNLNMMLEEQSDDPIFNTIWIIPALRQDLALVENQIPFFILQTLFEAIKPHLKANGKQAPNSLTSLALHFFEPAAMKNQKAIIKGVDDPPGGTEGYKHLLDLLHKFYLPSQPKSTNNKQHPAGAGDSSIINITNIDIPGSGSYNNWGFNYCASQLLESGIEIERQSSEKHLLNITFSKGVIRIPSLFIDDNISLLRNLIAYEQYSISSNHITSYPILLKSLIRSSKDIKILRQRRIINSNWIDDEVYLAQCHSILDEVVVKDFCFADLCNQVNAYARKFWFRRRLKSLYRTYFSTAWSLISFIAAFCLFVLTVIQTYYAIHPR